The following proteins are co-located in the Acropora palmata chromosome 11, jaAcrPala1.3, whole genome shotgun sequence genome:
- the LOC141897075 gene encoding sodium/calcium exchanger 3-like: MTMTDKCSEGTLLLPFLDESEWIEELRIFIYLVALLWCFMGVAIIADVFMCAIETITSKTKQVKVARQDSDQVDLVEIRIWNDTVANLTLMALGSSAPEILLAIIEITILNKFNAGELGPSTIVGSAAFNLLVITGVCIMTVPAHEQRRIKAVKVFAVTASFSVLAYVWLFFALTVSSKNEIELWEAILTFLLFPVLVVIAYIADKDYCSGKISPQDPGVLELAEGSKVLKTPAHDPEVESFIKEVSRNPNLTEDKAAVLVAAHIKSKQPKNYGYYRVGAIRDLGGSHKLTPNMDPQLRLIYEELSEVGFSSSGASAIMNHALGGKVQPARVEFAAPKCAVLESDKLVRIGVTRTGNTKIPASVNYETINGTAMAGSDYEARKDVLVFKPGETAKHIDITIIDDDEWEENEVFFIKLSRFDYKDDSVEIGGQSVTEVTIINDDEPGIFSLENPSFVIKESIGKASFKVERTQGTDGKVEVKWKTIDQTAVNGKDYHGGSGTLVFEHGEQVKYISIDIIDDKDFEKDETFIVELTETSEGAFLGNVKSAAVTIVNDDEYRRLFDRVVSLTHLNLRRLELGSETWGAQFREAMSVNGGDVVNATTQDYVMHFFTFAWKVIFAVCPPCTWFGGWLTFCVALGMIGLLTVIVGDLATIFGCLIGLKAEVTAITFVALGTSLPDLFASKCAAISEKHADAAVGNVTGSNSVNVFLGLGTPWLIACIYHTVKGTKFIVEAGTLSISVITYSICAIVCMVLLVVRRNSKFMGRAELGGPSGPKYFSGSFLIFLWLLYILISSLVSYEIITF; the protein is encoded by the exons ATGACTATGACTGACAAATGTTCTGAAGGGACACTCTTGCTTCCATTTTTGGATGAATCTGAATGGATTGAAGAGCTCAGGATTTTTATCTATCTTGTAGCGCTGTTATGGTGTTTTATGGGAGTTGCTATAATCGCAGACGTATTTATGTGTGCTATCGAAACCATAACAAGCAAGACAAAGCAAGTGAAAGTGGCAAGACAAGATAGCGACCAAGTTGACTTGGTGGAAATTCGCATATGGAATGACACAGTGGCGAACCTAACTTTGATGGCACTGGGATCATCAGCCCCTGAAATTTTGCTGGCCATCATTGAGATCACTATTTTGAACAAATTTAATGCAGGCGAACTCGGCCCAAGCACTATCGTCGGTTCTGCAGCTTTCAACCTTCTTGTTATAACTGGAGTATGTATAATGACCGTTCCAGCTCACGAACAGCGAAGAATCAAGGCTGTCAAAGTGTTCGCTGTGACGGCTTCTTTCTCCGTTCTGGCTTACGTTTGGCTGTTTTTTGCCCTCACTGTGAGCTCTAAAAATGAGATAGAACTCTGGGAAGCAATTTTAACCTTTCTGTTGTTTCCAGTTCTTGTTGTTATCGCTTATATCGCGGACAAAGATTACTGTTCTGGAAAAATATCCCCGCAAGACCCTGGAGTCCTCGAACTCG CTGAAGGTTCAAAGGTCCTGAAAACACCAGCACATGATCCTGAGGTTGAGAGCTTCATAAAG GAAGTCAGCAGAAATCCCAATTTGACAGAAGACAAGGCTGCTGTGCTTGTAGCTGCCCACATTAAATCTAAACAACCAAAAAACTACGGATACTATCGCGTTGGTGCAATAAGAGACCTTGGTGGCAGTCACAAACTGACACCAAACATGGATCCACAATTAAGACTG ATCTACGAGGAGCTGTCTGAAGTTGGTTTTTCTTCGTCTGGAGCTTCGGCAATCATGAACCATGCCCTTG GAGGGAAAGTTCAACCTGCTCGCGTGGAATTTGCTGCTCCGAAATGCGCTGTACTTGAAAGTGATAAACTTGTGAGGATTGGAGTCACGCGAACTGGCAACACTAAAATCCCCGCATCTGTCAA TTATGAAACCATCAATGGCACAGCAATGGCAGGCTCGGACTATGAGGCCAGGAAAGATGTGCTTGTCTTCAAACCAGGAGAAACTGCGAAACACATCGATATCACCattattgatgatgatgagtgGGAGGAAAATGAAGTCTTCTTCATTAAACTATCGAGATTTGATTACAAAGATGACTCCGTTGAAATTGGAGGACAGAGTGTTACTGAAGTGACAATTATCAATGACGATG AGCCTGGAATCTTCTCGCTAGAGAACCCAAGCTTTGTGATCAAAGAGAGTATTGGCAAAGCGTCCTTCAAGGTAGAGCGGACCCAAGGGACTGATGGAAAGGTGGAAGTTAAGTGGAAAACGATTGATCAAACAGCGGTGAACGGGAAGGATTATCATGGAGGATCAGGAACTCTAGTGTTTGAACATGGAGAGCAAGTTAAATATATTTCTATTGACATAATTGATGACAAAGACTTTGAGAAAGACGAGACTTTCATTGTGGAGCTTACAGAAACATCAGAAGGAGCATTTCTTGGAAATGTTAAGAGTGCGGCAGTCACTATTGTGAATGATGACG agtaTCGACGTCTGTTCGACCGAGTTGTGTCACTTACACATTTGAATCTTCGTCGACTGGAGCTTGGGTCCGAAACATGGGGAGCGCAGTTCAGAGAAGCTATGTCAGTGAATGGAGGAGATGTTGTAAATGCTACAACACaagattatgtcatgcatttcTTTACCTTTGCGTGGAAG GTGATATTTGCAGTTTGTCCACCCTGTACGTGGTTTGGTGGCTGGTTGACATTTTGTGTTGCTCTGGGAATGATTGGACTTCTTACTGTTATTGTTGGAGACCTGGCAACTATATTTGGCTGCCTGATTGGCCTCAAGGCGGAAGTGACTGCCATTACCTTTGTTGCACTCGGCACCAGTCTCCCAGACTTGTTTGCCAGTAAATGCGCAGCTATTAGTGAGAAACACGCAGACGCAGCTGTCGGCAACGTCACTGGAAGTAACTCTGTTAATGTGTTTCTGGGCCTTGGAACCCCTTGGTTAATAGCGTGCATTTATCATACAGTCAAG GGAACAAAATTCATAGTTGAAGCTGGAACACTGTCAATAAGTGTGATAACGTACAGCATCTGTGCTATTGTCTGTATGGTACTCTTGGTGGTGCGACGAAACAGCAAGTTTATGGGTCGCGCCGAGCTTGGAGGACCCAGTGGACCGAAATATTTCTCAGGCAGTTTTCTGATTTTCTTGTGGCTCCTTTACATTTTAATCTCATCGTTGGTATCATACGAAATTATCACCTTTTAG